Proteins encoded in a region of the Diospyros lotus cultivar Yz01 chromosome 9, ASM1463336v1, whole genome shotgun sequence genome:
- the LOC127809339 gene encoding uncharacterized protein LOC127809339 yields the protein MKVLNLIREFELQRMKDSEMIKDYSDRLLSIANKVRLLGFDFTDSRIVEKILVTVPKRYEATITTLENTKDLSKISLAELINALQPQEQRRLLRKDKTIKGVLIAKHQNDFEGSGASTTKGKNGNQKKSYPPCKHCGKKGHPPFRCWRRPDAQYSKCNQLGHEVVICKEKAQ from the coding sequence ATGAAAGTCCTGAACTTGATCAGGGAATTTGAACTTCAAAGAATGAAGGACTCGGAGATGATTAAAGACTACTCAGATAGGCTTCTTAGCATTGCAAACAAGGTTAGGCTTCTTGGATTTGACTTTACTGATTCAAGAATTGTAGAAAAAATTCTTGTTACAGTACCAAAAAGATATGAAGCTACAATCACTACCTTGGAGAATACCAAGGATTTGTCAAAAATTTCCTTAGCAGAATTGATTAATGCATTGCAACCACAAGAGCAAAGAAGACTGCTGAGGAAGGATAAAACAATCAAGGGAGTGTTGATAGCCAAGCATCAGAACGATTTTGAAGGAAGTGGAGCAAGTACaacaaaaggaaagaatggGAATCAGAAGAAATCCTATCCACCTTGCAAGCACTGTGGAAAGAAGGGTCATCCTCCATTTAGATGTTGGAGAAGACCTGATGCTCAGTATTCAAAGTGCAACCAACTTGGACATGAAGTAGTAATTTGCAAAGAAAAGGCGCAGTAG